The Ignavibacteriales bacterium genome includes a region encoding these proteins:
- a CDS encoding thioredoxin family protein: protein MQRTNRLDKHFHPSEKSIQKFQQLNSKQIWMVISETWCGDSAQNLPIISALTNLSNYIELKILFRDEHPEIMNLY, encoded by the coding sequence TTGCAAAGAACTAATCGGCTTGATAAACATTTTCATCCTTCGGAGAAGAGCATTCAAAAATTTCAACAACTCAATTCAAAGCAAATATGGATGGTCATCTCCGAAACCTGGTGCGGTGATTCTGCACAAAACCTGCCAATAATTTCGGCACTTACAAATCTTTCGAATTATATTGAACTAAAAATTCTTTTTAGAGACGAACATCCAGAAATAATGAATTTGTATTGA
- a CDS encoding T9SS type A sorting domain-containing protein, translating to MLAVLIIKHLLKDPNGDDILLLQDYLIDSLGVTEAADWLSSFANSISADGLTITGTAYPTSGGPIAYVLKFANSVPVELASFTATTDNQVVSLNWSTATELNNSGFEIQRVNQNSTWIPIGFINGNGTTANKNDYNFIDQNPLAGINKYRLKQVDFDGSFEYSHEVEVEIVPQKYILNQNYPNPFNPETKINFSISKEEFVKVSVFNSLGEEVEILFSGQLNAGSHTLSFNGENYASGLYILKLTAGNFSQTIKMNLIK from the coding sequence ATGTTGGCGGTTTTAATTATCAAGCATTTATTAAAAGACCCGAATGGGGATGATATACTACTACTTCAAGATTATCTTATAGATAGTTTGGGTGTAACTGAAGCAGCCGACTGGCTAAGTTCATTTGCAAATTCTATTTCTGCCGATGGCTTAACGATTACCGGTACGGCTTATCCAACCTCCGGAGGACCAATTGCTTATGTGCTGAAGTTTGCAAACTCTGTCCCCGTTGAATTAGCTTCTTTTACTGCAACAACTGACAATCAAGTGGTAAGTCTAAACTGGAGCACTGCAACTGAATTAAATAACTCCGGCTTTGAAATTCAACGAGTAAATCAAAATTCAACCTGGATACCGATTGGATTTATAAATGGAAATGGAACGACTGCTAATAAGAACGATTATAATTTTATAGATCAGAATCCTTTGGCTGGAATAAACAAATATCGCTTGAAACAAGTTGACTTTGATGGCTCTTTCGAGTATTCACACGAAGTTGAAGTTGAGATAGTACCGCAGAAGTATATCCTTAACCAAAATTATCCCAATCCTTTCAATCCGGAAACAAAAATAAACTTTAGTATTTCAAAAGAAGAATTTGTAAAAGTAAGTGTGTTCAATTCACTTGGAGAGGAAGTTGAAATATTATTCAGCGGACAGTTGAATGCAGGCTCACACACATTATCATTTAATGGAGAGAACTATGCAAGCGGTTTGTACATACTTAAACTAACAGCAGGAAACTTTTCCCAAACAATAAAAATGAATTTAATAAAATAA
- a CDS encoding T9SS type A sorting domain-containing protein, with protein sequence MLKIDQQVPVELASFTATTDNQVVNLNWSTATELNNSGFEIQKVNQNSIWIPIGFINGNGTTTNKNDYNFIDQNPLAGINKYRLKQIDFDGSFEYSVEVEVEIVPQKYILNQNYPNPFNPETKINFSISKEEFVKVRVFNSLGEEVEVLFSGQLNAGSHTLSFNGENYASGLYILKLTAGSFSQTIKMNLMK encoded by the coding sequence TTGTTAAAAATTGATCAACAGGTTCCTGTTGAATTAGCTTCGTTTACTGCAACAACTGACAATCAAGTGGTAAATCTAAACTGGAGCACTGCAACTGAATTAAATAACTCCGGTTTTGAAATTCAAAAAGTAAATCAAAATTCAATTTGGATACCGATTGGATTTATAAATGGAAATGGAACAACAACTAATAAGAACGATTATAATTTTATAGATCAGAATCCTTTGGCTGGAATAAACAAATATCGCTTGAAACAAATTGACTTCGATGGCTCTTTCGAGTATTCAGTTGAAGTTGAAGTAGAGATAGTACCGCAGAAGTATATCCTTAATCAAAATTATCCCAATCCTTTCAATCCGGAAACAAAAATAAACTTTAGTATTTCCAAAGAAGAATTTGTAAAAGTAAGAGTGTTCAACTCGCTCGGAGAAGAAGTTGAAGTATTATTCAGCGGACAGTTGAATGCAGGCTCGCACACATTATCATTTAATGGAGAGAACTATGCAAGCGGTTTGTACATACTTAAACTAACGGCAGGAAGTTTTTCCCAAACAATAAAAATGAATTTAATGAAATAA
- a CDS encoding M28 family peptidase — MKRIFQLLVFSVMALQFNLHSQSPIVQQIVDSANQDSLMYFVKELSGNVPTIINGALQTIVSRNKYQPGNALAETYIKQKLQYYGLTTSIQSFSSTGKNVLGVQVGSEFPNQKYIICAHYDDMPTGTTAPGADDNASGTSAVLEAARIFSQHTFPFTIIYALWDEEEQGLVGSNYYANQAASAGDSIIGVINMDMIAYDSDNDMAANIHTRSVGTSLELYDKMIEANYQYGINLNLIEYNPGSEYSDHASFWNAGYGAILLIEDDADFNAYYHTVNDLITHFNQEYYLKSAKLAYATLASFALNLNMQIIHTPFASIDYSQDIELTASIVTGLNIGSGISGPRLYYRTSTGGGFSNFIEVAGTPVMSNTEYSFVIPAQQLGTIVQYYLAAQDDNSSIVVTLPAGGGGFNPPGNIPPPHAFQFYVAPVTFALVDSANNTNNWQSTGGWNITSQKFVSAPYSFTESPSEIIKATQLLSLLI; from the coding sequence ATGAAAAGAATTTTTCAACTCCTGGTTTTCTCCGTGATGGCTCTTCAATTCAATCTTCATTCTCAGTCACCCATCGTTCAGCAAATAGTTGATTCAGCCAATCAGGATTCGCTGATGTATTTTGTGAAGGAATTATCCGGCAATGTTCCAACAATTATCAATGGGGCATTACAAACAATAGTTTCTCGTAATAAATATCAGCCCGGCAATGCTCTCGCCGAAACTTATATTAAACAAAAACTTCAGTATTACGGATTAACAACTTCTATTCAATCTTTCAGTTCAACCGGTAAAAATGTTTTAGGTGTTCAGGTAGGGTCAGAATTCCCAAATCAAAAATATATTATCTGTGCACACTATGATGATATGCCAACAGGCACAACAGCCCCGGGGGCAGACGATAATGCGAGCGGAACTTCCGCAGTATTGGAAGCAGCAAGAATTTTTTCGCAGCACACATTTCCTTTCACCATTATTTATGCATTGTGGGATGAAGAAGAACAAGGGCTGGTCGGAAGTAATTATTATGCAAATCAAGCTGCTTCGGCTGGCGATTCAATCATCGGCGTGATTAATATGGACATGATCGCTTATGATTCTGATAATGATATGGCAGCTAACATTCACACAAGAAGCGTTGGAACATCGCTTGAACTTTATGATAAAATGATTGAAGCGAATTATCAGTACGGAATAAATTTAAATTTAATCGAATACAACCCTGGCTCCGAGTACAGCGATCACGCTTCATTCTGGAATGCCGGTTACGGAGCAATTTTGCTGATCGAAGATGATGCGGACTTTAATGCTTACTATCATACTGTCAATGATCTCATTACACATTTTAATCAAGAATACTATTTAAAGTCGGCGAAACTTGCCTATGCTACTCTCGCATCATTTGCTCTTAACTTGAATATGCAAATTATTCACACACCTTTTGCTTCAATTGATTACTCGCAGGATATTGAATTGACAGCAAGCATTGTTACGGGTTTAAATATCGGGAGTGGAATTTCGGGTCCGCGACTTTACTACCGCACAAGCACAGGCGGAGGTTTTTCTAATTTTATTGAGGTAGCCGGAACTCCTGTAATGAGCAATACAGAGTACAGTTTTGTTATCCCCGCTCAGCAGCTTGGAACAATTGTGCAGTATTATCTTGCGGCGCAGGATGATAATTCATCAATTGTTGTAACACTTCCCGCGGGTGGTGGAGGATTTAACCCACCGGGAAATATTCCGCCGCCGCATGCATTCCAATTCTATGTTGCACCAGTTACTTTTGCCCTGGTTGATTCGGCTAATAATACAAATAACTGGCAGTCAACAGGTGGGTGGAATATTACAAGTCAGAAATTTGTTTCTGCGCCATACTCATTTACCGAATCTCCTTCCGAAATTATCAAAGCAACACAACTGCTATCTTTACTTATATGA
- a CDS encoding immune inhibitor A: MNEISLSNILGASLEFYTQWDIENDWDYGQVQISTNGGTNWTALEGLYTNPGTGTFQPPDEPLYDGTQLTWVVENMDLSEFIGQNIKLRFYFQSDQSVTGDGWYVDDIRLMTFTIVPVELTAFSASAMRNAVSLNWQTATETNNNGFEIERNQVGSQDWNQIAFVPGFGTTTEPKGYSFTDKNLSAGKYQYILKQIDFDGSFEYSNTIEVEVSSPLEFSLEQNYPNPFNPTTIIRYSIPSVTLRQAQSDKRSDVFVTLKVYDILGNEVATLVDEFKPTGNYEVEFNVRQTISLSSGVYYYQLHAGNFVETKKMILLR, translated from the coding sequence ATGAATGAGATTAGTCTTTCAAATATTCTGGGTGCTTCACTTGAATTTTATACTCAATGGGATATTGAAAATGATTGGGACTATGGGCAAGTTCAAATTTCTACAAATGGCGGTACAAACTGGACCGCACTCGAAGGGCTTTATACAAATCCAGGCACAGGAACTTTTCAACCCCCGGATGAACCTCTGTATGATGGTACGCAATTAACCTGGGTTGTAGAAAATATGGATCTTTCAGAATTTATTGGTCAGAATATAAAACTAAGATTCTATTTCCAATCCGATCAATCAGTTACTGGGGATGGGTGGTATGTTGATGATATCAGACTTATGACTTTTACAATTGTACCAGTAGAGTTAACCGCTTTTAGCGCATCTGCAATGCGAAACGCTGTTTCGCTAAACTGGCAAACAGCAACGGAAACAAACAACAACGGGTTTGAAATTGAAAGAAACCAAGTCGGCAGTCAGGATTGGAATCAAATTGCTTTCGTTCCCGGCTTCGGTACTACTACCGAACCAAAGGGTTATTCTTTCACTGATAAAAATCTTTCTGCTGGTAAATATCAATACATATTAAAGCAAATAGATTTTGATGGAAGTTTTGAATATTCAAACACAATTGAAGTTGAAGTTTCTTCTCCACTTGAATTTTCTCTGGAGCAGAATTATCCAAATCCGTTTAACCCAACGACTATCATTCGTTACTCAATACCATCTGTCACTCTTCGACAGGCTCAGAGTGACAAAAGAAGTGATGTGTTTGTGACACTAAAAGTTTACGACATCCTCGGAAACGAAGTTGCAACGCTCGTAGATGAATTTAAACCTACAGGAAATTATGAAGTTGAATTCAATGTAAGACAGACTATCAGTCTATCCAGTGGGGTATATTACTACCAACTTCACGCAGGCAATTTTGTTGAAACGAAGAAGATGATCCTGCTTCGCTGA
- a CDS encoding DUF1015 domain-containing protein, whose product MAVIRPFKALRPTKEKSQLVASVPYDVVNREEAKQAAEGNPLSYLHITRSEIDLPEVKDVYSKEVYLKAKENLNKIIENAPLNVDEKSHLYLYRLIMDGRAQTGICATFSVDDYDNDVILKHEKTRKVKEDDRTNHIVTTEAQTGVVFLTYRGVKNVNDLVDKTMKSVKPEYDFTAPDGIKHTVWVMPDDYNVMIENEFAKINKLYIADGHHRAKSASRAREEKMKANQNHTGSEEYNYFIAVLFPADQLKILPYNRVVFDLNGLSKADFMDSVADKFTIIPTTDKEPKIKNTFCMYLEKEWFELKPRDSVFASLSLEKSVGEKLDVSILQNFLLNPVLGIDDPRTNTRIDFIGGIRGTKELEKIVDSGKAAVAFSFYPVGLDDLMNISDAGEVMPPKSTWFEPKLRDGLLTHLI is encoded by the coding sequence ATGGCTGTTATCAGACCTTTCAAAGCACTTAGACCTACAAAAGAAAAATCACAATTAGTTGCAAGTGTTCCTTATGATGTAGTTAATCGTGAGGAAGCTAAGCAGGCTGCTGAAGGAAATCCACTTAGCTATTTACACATCACAAGATCAGAAATTGATCTGCCAGAAGTTAAAGATGTTTACTCGAAAGAAGTTTATCTTAAAGCAAAAGAAAATCTTAATAAGATAATTGAAAATGCTCCTCTAAATGTTGATGAAAAATCTCACCTCTATCTTTACAGATTAATTATGGATGGAAGAGCACAAACCGGAATTTGTGCAACTTTTTCTGTTGATGATTATGATAATGATGTAATTCTTAAACACGAAAAAACCCGGAAAGTAAAAGAGGATGACAGAACAAATCACATTGTTACAACAGAAGCACAAACAGGTGTTGTGTTTTTAACTTATCGCGGAGTTAAAAACGTTAACGATCTTGTTGATAAAACAATGAAATCCGTAAAACCGGAATATGATTTTACTGCACCGGATGGAATTAAGCATACAGTTTGGGTTATGCCTGATGATTACAATGTAATGATTGAAAATGAATTTGCAAAGATTAATAAACTTTATATTGCTGATGGACATCATCGTGCAAAAAGTGCAAGTCGTGCAAGAGAAGAAAAGATGAAAGCAAACCAAAATCATACCGGAAGTGAAGAGTATAATTATTTTATTGCTGTGCTTTTCCCGGCAGATCAGTTAAAGATTCTTCCATACAATCGTGTTGTGTTTGATTTGAATGGATTAAGCAAAGCAGATTTTATGGACTCTGTTGCTGATAAGTTTACTATTATTCCAACTACAGATAAAGAACCCAAAATCAAAAATACTTTTTGTATGTATCTTGAAAAAGAATGGTTTGAACTTAAACCAAGAGATTCTGTTTTTGCAAGTTTATCTTTAGAAAAATCCGTTGGAGAAAAACTTGATGTTAGTATTCTGCAAAACTTTTTATTAAATCCTGTTCTTGGTATTGATGATCCACGTACAAATACAAGAATTGATTTTATTGGCGGAATACGTGGGACAAAAGAATTAGAAAAAATTGTTGATTCTGGTAAAGCTGCAGTTGCATTTTCATTTTATCCGGTTGGACTTGATGACTTGATGAACATCTCTGATGCCGGTGAAGTGATGCCCCCAAAATCAACATGGTTTGAACCTAAATTAAGAGATGGATTGCTGACACATTTAATTTAA
- a CDS encoding T9SS type A sorting domain-containing protein: MWYVISGNDFADASVLYTLNLSNGELTVVGNIQNANFPAAFAIDCFGNAYVVNIEFAGFSTAAVFYSLNLTTAAATQIGTDLGLPDVSFGSQDMDFNPVDSTLYWAGYWIAGFSEGGSFRLIDVNNGTSTELGTYGQFETITGFSINANCVIPVELTSFSAKVINNSVSLDWSTATEVNNSGFDIERKSANSDWGKIGFVAGSGTTTEERSYSYRDNSLQSGSYTYRLKQIDYNGQFEYSNEVEVVINQPMEYSLDQNYPNPFNPSTTIRFSLPEASIVKIKVFNALGEEVASLADKLYEPGSHEIIFNAVDLTSGIYFVRMEAGAFISTKKITLMK; this comes from the coding sequence GTGTGGTATGTGATAAGCGGAAATGATTTTGCCGATGCTTCCGTGCTATACACTTTGAATCTTAGTAACGGGGAATTAACCGTCGTCGGAAATATTCAAAATGCAAATTTTCCTGCGGCATTCGCTATTGACTGCTTCGGGAACGCTTACGTTGTCAATATCGAGTTTGCTGGATTTTCAACTGCTGCTGTATTTTACTCATTAAATCTTACGACTGCTGCGGCAACTCAAATCGGTACTGATTTGGGACTGCCCGACGTGAGTTTTGGAAGTCAGGATATGGACTTTAATCCTGTTGATAGCACTCTTTATTGGGCTGGTTACTGGATAGCAGGATTTAGTGAAGGTGGGTCTTTCAGGTTGATTGATGTTAATAATGGCACTTCCACAGAGCTTGGAACTTATGGTCAGTTTGAAACAATAACCGGCTTTAGTATAAATGCAAATTGTGTAATCCCTGTTGAACTAACTTCTTTTTCGGCTAAAGTAATTAATAATTCTGTCTCTCTGGATTGGAGTACGGCAACTGAAGTAAACAATTCCGGTTTTGACATTGAAAGAAAATCAGCAAATAGTGATTGGGGAAAAATTGGATTTGTTGCAGGTTCCGGAACAACAACTGAAGAACGAAGCTACTCCTATAGAGACAACTCACTTCAGTCAGGTTCTTATACTTATCGTTTAAAGCAAATTGATTATAACGGTCAGTTTGAATATTCCAATGAAGTTGAAGTTGTTATAAATCAGCCGATGGAATATTCACTTGATCAGAATTATCCAAACCCATTTAATCCAAGCACAACAATTAGGTTTTCACTGCCGGAAGCATCTATTGTAAAGATAAAAGTTTTCAATGCACTTGGCGAAGAAGTGGCAAGTCTTGCAGATAAATTATATGAACCGGGTTCACACGAAATAATTTTTAATGCTGTAGATCTTACAAGCGGAATTTATTTTGTGCGAATGGAAGCAGGTGCTTTTATATCCACAAAAAAAATAACATTGATGAAATAA